DNA sequence from the Hemibagrus wyckioides isolate EC202008001 linkage group LG20, SWU_Hwy_1.0, whole genome shotgun sequence genome:
CTGTGGGGAAAAAGAATGAATTAGTCGCTCACCCTTTTAAAATATGTAAAGAATGTATTTAGAATCCAGCAGAAGAATGAATCATTTAGGCTTGAATCAAATGTCAAGTCAAATTAATTGAAAAACTAGCGAAGGATCGATAGTAAGAATTGTTATCCAATGAGAAAACGTCCATGTCACCTGGTTATTCTGCAATGTCGAGTCTGGACGTGATGACCGCTGTAGAAAACCTCACAGCGCACCACATTGTTGGAGAAATCAGACTCTTGTACCAGATAGTTTGGATTCACTGTGATCtacaaacatggaaaaatacaACACTGAAGCATTGCGTCAGCCGTTATATTGGAGCGTCAGATTCAATAAGAAGCACATTTCTCACCTTAAGGATGTAGTTACCAGGAGGAACGTCCGTGATGTCGATCCACTGGCAATCAATGTTAGCAGCGTAGGTGTCATGGCACCCGGGGCTCAATCCCTGCAAGGCATAAATTCATCAGTGTGTTCTATGACTATATTTCCTCCTTCATGCGAATctgtgtttggttgtgtttaTGTGCTATATGTGagtttacctgtgtgtgtgcagtgcaaGCGTAGCGACGACGGAAGCCTGGGTTACAGCCAGTGTCCTCCAGACAGAAGCTGGCTTTGTGTCCCTCTGCCACCTTACGGCCAGTGTTTATGTCCAACAGATCATAGAGACTGAACGCGTCCATGCTGTGGTAATGCCTGTGGAATGTTCACAAAGGAGGACGTATTTATTACACTGAAACCTATAGCTGGTCCCCAGTCTTGCAATGTTGAATTTGGCTCCTGATGAACACTGTGGCTCCTGCTAGACTTCTTCAGGACAAAAgtaaaaatatgtataatagTGCTTACTGATGACAGCTGTGCCATTCCCATTGGTGTCTGGGTTTTACAGGAAGGAAGTCTGCTGTGCCGAGGTTTTGGACCCTCTGAGGGAAGCGTAGCAGAACCCTGTAGTCCAGGTCCCTAACTGTTGGCCTATAAGCTGACCTTAGAAAGAGCAAATAACACTATTAACAGGTGGATGGGGACATAAAGTCTCCTGGGTGTGGTGTGCACTGATCACTTATCGTTCATACAGAGTTTTGTAGTTTTGTTAGTCATGTCTTGGATAATGATCAAAATGACTTCAACACTATTTTTAAAGACTACTTTCAATAACATACATTCTTTATACATGCATTCTTTTTAGTAGGACGCAATTCATTAGTGAACACTTACCGCGCGAGACAGTTCTCTTCAGCTGCGCACCGGAGCGCATACATCTGCGTGCGCTGTACATAGCAGCCAGCCTGAATGGAGTACGGATCTGGCACGAGATCCGGGAGACCTGCACACATAACGAGATGAACTGTTATAGGTTATATTCATCATTTCTAAAGGAAATGATTCTTAAAGTCAGCTCAGCGCACAGCTCACCGTTGTGGAAATATCTCGTGCCGTACCCAGTTCCAGGCGGAGGACGGCGCGTGCGCGCAATTCCAGCCCGTCTGCCAGATGGATACACGTTGTAGAAAACGGTATTCCTGTGGTTTTTCAGTGGGTTCCGTGGGTCGTCGCCGACCATGTTGTCGGGTGTCGCTTCTTCCTCGCCTGTTCCGAGTGGACCAGGCGCTGTGGCGGCGATTAGACCCACGCTCTCCTCCCCAGTCATCGCAGGATCAGGATAAGATTGTTGCGTGCTCAAGCTCTCCAAGTTTGCGCGCACTGCGCTCTCAGGATGCAGCTCTTGAATGTCTGTACTGGGCAACCCGACCACCCGGTTGGCACTATTATCAACCTCCGCGGTCAAGGTTGATCTTCCCGGGACGCCGCTACCCGAGAATTCTGATAATAACGCTAAATTTGTGTTGTTTGGTGCGGTGGCGTACCGTCTCGCGCCTGGTGCCCCCGCAGGTCCTTGCCGTGGATGTGCGACCAGATTCGCGTGCCTAGCACCGGTGGCGCGGCTGTAGTGTCTGCCGTCCGGTCCCATGATAGTGGACGCCGTTCCGCTGGATCCTGAGTTCGACGTCGTTGCGCGGTAGTGCGTGAAAGCGTCTCGCATTTCTCCAGGAGAATAGGAACTGGCCGCCTGGCTTCGGCTGCTCAGGTAAACGCGGGACTCCCTCCTGGGCTGTATGGGTGAGTGGTACTCAGTGCCCGTACTCATTAAGCTGTAAACGTGCCCGTTATTCTGCCACTGGATCCTCTGCGTCCACGGGCCGGCTCGGTCTCGCGCGTGCTGCCCGGCCACCAAACTGACCAGGGTGCAGCATAAAAGCAAAACGACTAGTTTTGCCATCTTGACCACAAAACGATTAAATCTAAAAGACTAAAGAGATGTTATTTCCCCTCTGGAGATTTGAACTGAATTGGTAACACCACTCCACCACCTAACTGATTTCACCAGTGCTGCCCCTCACTGTAGAGGAAACTCCTCGAGGAAACTGGAAGTGGGAGCGCCGGCCGGTCTTTTGTCAAAAACGATCTAGTTtacacacgcatgcacagagCGGGTTCATCTCCGTCGAGAAAACTGACTTAACTCTTTCTCACCCGAGTCCACGTACACCTCGTGCTATCATTCCGGCCCGTAATTGTATTGACCCGAAGCAAACTTTGCGCACAGGCGCCAGTTTTAGGTCACGTGTCTGTCAACATGGGGAACGCTGTCTGCGTTCTGGCATCTGCACAGGCCACGAACCGTCCCGTTATCCAACGGTGAACATAATACGCCTTCTATGAAACTTTTGGGCAGCGTTCCAAACCGCATACTACAGTGTTAAATAGCATGTAAAACTGGTCCGAAATGACAAGTCACTGTGCTGCACGGGGTGTAAGATACTAGCCTTATTCTAGCATTGAATTCTGGACCATcactttttaaaacttttttaaatagAATTGTCCTAAATGGTAAAATTAGGGATGATTGCAGTGGACAGACATTTGTCcagaaaaaaaattgtctgtGTATATGGCCAAGTGTATACAGTCCATACAGACTTAATCAGTGACCTAAAGTGAATGTGTATCCatttattcactgatagagatttcaaagcacttctctaattcactctggataaggaagTCTGCCAAATGTCGCAAAAGTATATTGTGTCCTTACAAAGACCCATTTTAGACAGGGTGGTGAGAGTGGCAGGGAATATGGGCCATTTAGGAACAATAACAATTCTTGCTACCTCTTTTACAAGATTACAAAACTCCAAAAATGTCCAAGGATTTGAGATCTATTCTGAGTTACCATAGCGTGAGAGAGAAATGATTCTTAATGAATCGATTACTCTGACTCGCTCAAAAGAGTCGTTTGGAAATGAACAGGAAGTTTGAAGCTTTAACAGTTGAGAAGACGATAGTGTTATCAAGGAAGAGAAATAGAGATAtttctattcttcttcttcaacctcttcttttttattttgtaatttgactttttttcccctatcagatcttaaggtgtgtgtgtgtgttttttacccAGCTTGCTCAGGATTGTATTCAGGACTGTAAATGAAGAAGACAGAAAACATAATTATTCTGCATCGTTTGTCTTTGTTTTAATACCACAACACCCAATTGAGCAATTATTGTTTGAAAGTGTTGTAAACGaattggggggaaaaagaacATGTCTAATTTTGAGAAACTTTATTccacagaggaggaggagaggaagaagaagaagaagaagaagaagaagaagaaaaagtgatCCATACTGCATCATTTAGGGCTGAGGAAGAAGTGGATCCAAGAAACAAAACTAGAGTTATGATTAAGATGAACTCCAAAATCAGGTTtgtggtttaaaataaaatttgtacagtcatgtaaaaaaaatgaaccacCCCATGAAAGGCTGTGTTTTTAACATATGGGCATTCGATCTTAATCTTAACAACAGTGAACAATTCAAGTAATATAACCAAACGGTCTGTGTACTTTTTggtatttgaagtttctttttataaacagaaacaaaaaatcgaaaatgaaatcattttttaatgatgtgatgaaaatgtcagacacctttttaaaattagacttgattttcttttctcatttatatttaaataaagaaagttctatagtgtagaaacagaaaaacagctgCATTATCTTTGTCTAAAACCGGAAGTATCTCTTCTTCTGTCATTTGTGGAACAGAAGTTTTAACTCTGCAGTCTTATTATACATTACGAAAGAACTGGTAGCCAGCAAAATAACGAGATGGTCTTACATGTTCCTCAAGCACCTTCtgatacaatgtagaattcataatggATTCTATGATGGATCCCCAAACCATCACACTTGTGCCTCCCTGCTCATAGTTGGGATgaggttcatttgctgaaatgtTGTTTTTAGTTTACACCAAACATGCTCTGTCATGGTgtccaaataattcaattttagaCTCATCTTCTGAAGCACATATTCCAGAAGTCTTGGCTTTGTATCTGTTTTCTTTGGGAAACTTCAGTCTTGCCCTCCTGTTTTTCTTAGACAGCAAAGGTTTCCTTCTTGCCCCACTCCCATGATAATTAAAGTTGTGtagtctgtttctgattctaGATTCATGCACTTTGACATAAACTGTAGAaaaagcttgctgtaggtcCTGTGATGATATTTATGGTTTTCTGAGACGTCTTTAAGCATCTTGCGGTCTGCTCTCTGGGTGAATTTGCTTGGACTCCCTAACCCGGCCACGTTGTTTTAATTGTTCTCCACTTGTAAATGACTTTCTGGACAGTGGAACGGCTGATTACAAAAtcttttgagatctttttatatccctcaCCAGAATCATAAGCATCAACAAGGCCTCAGAGAGCTCTTTGGATCTCACCATGGTGATAAATCTCACTTCAACAATTAAAAGCAAGCCAAGTtaaatgtctgaggtttaaataaggCAAGCTTCCTTCAAAATGCTCTGTAACAATGTTCTATTCTATAATTTGTACCTGCTGTGATACACCCGTCCGTCATGTCTCCTCacaagaaattgtttttttcaaaatgacattttacagattattttaaaaaggacTTCTCT
Encoded proteins:
- the loxl5b gene encoding lysyl oxidase-like 5b, with the translated sequence MAKLVVLLLCCTLVSLVAGQHARDRAGPWTQRIQWQNNGHVYSLMSTGTEYHSPIQPRRESRVYLSSRSQAASSYSPGEMRDAFTHYRATTSNSGSSGTASTIMGPDGRHYSRATGARHANLVAHPRQGPAGAPGARRYATAPNNTNLALLSEFSGSGVPGRSTLTAEVDNSANRVVGLPSTDIQELHPESAVRANLESLSTQQSYPDPAMTGEESVGLIAATAPGPLGTGEEEATPDNMVGDDPRNPLKNHRNTVFYNVYPSGRRAGIARTRRPPPGTGYGTRYFHNGLPDLVPDPYSIQAGCYVQRTQMYALRCAAEENCLARSAYRPTVRDLDYRVLLRFPQRVQNLGTADFLPVKPRHQWEWHSCHQHYHSMDAFSLYDLLDINTGRKVAEGHKASFCLEDTGCNPGFRRRYACTAHTQGLSPGCHDTYAANIDCQWIDITDVPPGNYILKITVNPNYLVQESDFSNNVVRCEVFYSGHHVQTRHCRITRN